The Alosa sapidissima isolate fAloSap1 chromosome 12, fAloSap1.pri, whole genome shotgun sequence nucleotide sequence AACAAATCAAGTTTCCATGGGCTTACCTTTAGCTGATTCCTTTGCTGCTGATAATTCTTCGTTGCTGTCTGTAAGCTACGTCTTCTCAGTTAAAGAcgggggtgtgtgtgcctgttttaaGGGCGGGCTTACGTCATGTTTTGGAGGTCGCGCTCTGCAATGATAGGCCGAGACAAGGATAGCCTAAAAGACTGCTCTATGGCAATACTGCTCCCCTATGGCGATATTGGTGAGCAGATTAAACATCCatactttacattacattacattacattacatttggctgacgcttttttaaccaaagcgactaacaacatggtaaacagtaagttttataacaattctcacaattttaggacagtttaaaaaaaacacattagagtacagtaagaataagtgcgtcggtgagtgctgtattttaacagttacttgtcagtttaatggctggtgagtgctaggatcagtaagacttgttgtaagtgttgctatgagagtagatgttctctaaagagctgggtcttcaggagttttttgaaagtggaaaaggatgtccctgcccttgtaggaactggcagtgtgttccaccaacgaggaacaacagatgagaaaagtttggattggcttgagcgtaccggtggtagagctagacgtcgttcgtcagaggagcgcagcggtctggaggtagtgtaagtctgtatgagggcattcaagtaggtgggagcagaaccggagactactttgtaggcaagcgttagagacttgaatttgatacgggccgccataggtagccagtgtagctggatgagcagcggggtaacatgtgcccttttgggttggttgtagaccaggcgtgctgccgcgttctggatcatctgaagtggtttcactgcgcaggctgggagacctgtcaggagggcattgcagtagtcgagtcgtgagatgactattgcctgaaccagaagttgggtagcatcttgagtcaagtaagtcctgattttccgtatgttgtagagtgcgaaacggcatgaccgggcgactgaggcaacatgatctgagaagtttagttggttgtcgagaacaactccaagatttcttgcagtcctggtcggtgaaacagacagggagtcaaatttgatgttgatgtcgtggtgtatggtaggtttagctgggatgaccagcagttcagtctttgagaggttcagctggaggtggtgtgccttcatccatgtagctatgtctgaaaggcaatctgagatccgtgctgaaaccagggggtcgtcaggtggaaaggacaaaCTTGCGTCAAGTACTTGCGTCAAGTAGGCTAAATTATCTAGCAAGACTGTTTCCTACAAACCCCCTTCCCATGACATACCTTGCGACTGTCTCAAACCCATCATTGCCCTTAACAATGTGGACTATCCTATCCACACATCCATTGTTATTGTATAACACAATGTGTAAACCTAAACTTTAACAAGGCCCTGCCATTTGGACTTTGAGGAAATAACAGTCAgacataataattataatacgaatataaagtgtttcaaagtaaaaaaaaaagaatattaaaGTGTGTTATTGTTAACTGAAATGTTGACTGAAGTAagaaagttgaaaaaaaaaacctattgTGAATGCAATAAATGAAGTTTCCAAGTGTTGTAAAATATTCCCTTGTGTATAAGCCTGTAAAATAAGGTATAATTCAAATCTAAAAATTATTAACGAATAAAGGAACACTCCAAGAAATTTATAAAACAGGTTGTGTCCTTTTCTGGTGTGTAGTAAGCTTTAAAACACTTTTAAAGTGTATGTGCAAAAAACCTCAAAGTGAAAAGGGTGCAGGGAATTGTTTTGGCCAGTTGGCTCCGCCACTGGTAATGTAGGCTAATGGGAGATGTGAAATGAGCTCTAAAAAGAGTGCTTCTGATAGTGCTTCTGGAAAAGGAAGAGTGTAAATGTTAGGGCCCTGAAGTAATTGATAGCTGACAAAAtgtatgtcactttggataaaagcttctgctaaatgcataaatgtaATCACATATGACTTTTATTAGCATGTTTTCACTCTGGGCCCTCTAGTGACATAGGATAATGACAGTCTGTGTCTATGAGAGAGAACACAGtctagcagagtgtgtgtgtgtgtgtgtgcgtgtgtgtgtgtgagagagagagatagagagattggGAGATTACAgtctaacagtgtgtgtgtgtgtgtgtgtgtgtgtgtgtgagacagtgcaCATTATGTGCTCATTGTAATAATGGAGCAATAGAGGATGAATTACATTTCCTCACCGACTGTCCCAAATATAAACACCTCAGAGAAACACTCTACAATGATATAGAATATATTCACCCTGTATTCATTACTCTCAAAAATTAACTAAAACTTCCATTCCTCCTGGGTGAGATAGTCACTTACCCAACTTGCCTCAAAATACCTACAGTCCTGCCACATTTTGAGAGAGGAGTCAACCAAATAATATAAACAAAGCACAATGCTCttttttattgtcattattattatcattgttatgttttattattatacATTTATTCACCTATTTCACTGCTattttatctcttttttttaaatattattattattatttattaattttctttTTACATCTTTATTACCTGCTTTGGCAATAAGCAATTTCTTTCCTTCAGATGCCGGGATTATTCGGCCATGGTAGTCACAAAGGACATCTCCTTTGGTGAATGGCATGGTGGCAACGACACCTACAACAGAACAGACTAGAATATTTAcggccatgtccatttcaaaTCTTGACATTGCTTTTCATTTGTTATGTTTCTTGTTTGCTCACCTTTTCCCTTATCTCCACCAAAGTCCTGGATCTGAAGCCCTTTCCATTTTTGCTCCGAAACTGCCTTTATGATTTTGCCATCCTTTTCAATGCTCGTCTTCTGTTCAGATATCCAAGCCTGAAGAATATCCTTAAGGTCCGGGAGGTTTGCGTGCCACTTTTCTTTGGAGATGACGAGACGGACTTTGTCCAAAGTCGGTTGATGCCTGCCAATGTGAGCTGAGATGGAATTGTAAGCTGGTGTCAGTACAGAAACAATGAAAATCAGCACACCTTCTCTTTTAGAGTATCTACAacattcttttttgttttcaaagacATGACACTTATGACATGATGCATGGCATGATGCTTACCGAGGATATAATTTAAGCGCATCTTGtactgctctcctctccacttgtCATAAACGTCACGGCCTTCAAATCCAGCGctcatcctcctcttttttGTGGGTGGTTCGTCGTTGAGAGTGACGGGAAACATTTCAACAAATGTTTCAAACTGGTCAAGAGCTGTTGTATTCAAAGCTGAGGAAGAAGAGCTATGCGAATAGGTTAATTTCAGGACTGCTGGGTGTACTTTCAAAAGCGCTACATTAAAGCATTCACTCATTCGTATAGCACATACCTTTCACCAGAttgtaagaatgtgaaatgaataaatatcagaacaagaggctttcGCGTAATAGTCAAAAGATAATGCGCCTTTACTGTAGCCTACGGTATAGAGTTTGCGAGGTGGAAAACGAGAGGAAATAGTAGCGTTTAAAATGTccttttaaattgtagcctaataatgcactgttgagcattttaaatccgaaataataaggaatgtgaggaggttgctattaactttaaatcTACAATCAAAACTATCTACAGCCTATGACGCAAATTGAATAGCCATGTCCGCATACGGATGCCTGCTTTAGTTGACTGGATTTCAAGTTCAATAGCTGATTAGGCTgatgtcccttgcattttgccaCTGCGTGGTCCgcacagaaatgtttcattttgcgaaTGAGATGTCCACGCTGTCCCCTGTGCGAcgtgttgccccccccccccccagtttcagagctattctaaatgcaaaattgcGCAGAGGGCCGTGACTGTGGTAAactatcctaatagaaaactgatagctttcctggctaaatggtataagttaggcctattacacaacataaattttGCTGACGACCTAAATAACCtaacccagtctttgggaaacactgctctgaCTGATGTTCTCACAACTGAGAATATAGGGAAATTAATGTGCATTACATTGGTGTAACAGGGACCTTAAAAGATAATTGTTTgcaaacacaatacacacctCTCACCAGCCACCTGTGTATCCTCAGGAATCGGCTCACTGCTTTGAGTCGTCTGCTCACAACTGAGTAAATGGgaaaaaaatacatatggttTACACTGGTGTGCATGACACAGACCTTGGAAGAACATATACCACTGCTTGCACACACCTCCCACTAGCTAAAGTATGATAAATATGCTTTACCTATGTATGCATGACATGAACTGTGAAAAAAATAGAACCTGATCCAATTTAAACATCTTCTAGCTGGTGTCTGTGGATCAACTTATacagtgtacttgtgtgtgtgtgtgtatgtgtgtgtgtgtgtgtgcacagtacaTATACTTACAACTTACAAAGACGTTGTAaatctgtttttgtgtttgcaaTGGGACCACCATTCTGTCCTAGAAAGAAGCAGCCTTCGTCGTCCGTATATTCATCTTGTCTAAGTAAAGCCAGTGGCCGTATCTTGGTAAAGTACAACTCAAACCACTGTTGAATTAAATGAAAATATCAGCAACCAGATTGAATTTGGAATACATTATTCAAGTCGTTTAGACTGTGGCAACATACAGtacctcttcttcttcctttctGAGTGTACAGGCCACTGAATTATCACTGAATTGGATGGTCACACCACTTGATGTCTGCTGTCTATCAACCCAACCTGCAGTCTGTAGAGCAGATGGTATACATGAATGAGCACAATTTTTTTGAAACAGGTATAATTTCTTACCTTTAAATGTATGCAAAGCATTTCATGACTGAGATGATTTAATTTTGTTGTGCAGGAATAAAATTTGGACACTTGCGTACTTTGAAAGTCTCTATACTCTTCAAAGATTTGTTGTATACCACAGACAACACGCCCATACAAAAGTATCGGAACTGTGTCGTGTAGTTTGTTGCCACGTTCACTCCAGTCTTAAGTTTGGCAACCATACTGCGCATCCACGGAGTGACGTCTTGCAGAAGCTGCCGTTGCTCAGCTGGAGAGCTAATTATAACCAACAACAGATGAGAGACACATATTAGACGCCTTATGAACACTAATAAAGATTGAAACCATAAGTCATTTAAAGGGAGAATCTAACCTTTCCGATGGGTCTTTGACTATAAAGAAGCCCTTGCTTTTCAGCCGGTCGATGAGGGCACGGAGGGGATCTTCCTCATTCATTAAGGAATCAACCTCATGGTACTCCCAACGTCTGCCCACTCTCGTCCATTCTTTTTGGGATATTTTGGCCTTGGTCAACTCAGCGTTACGCTCTTCTTCTGTGTTGTCCTTCATACAGGCCTTCTTAAGGTGACTTGACAAATTTTCATGAGGCTTCTCACATAACAGGCAGTAGACAATACGCCTATCAGCGGCCATCCTTCAATAaatgcaaaaaaacacacacacagagagagagagagagagagagagagttcattgaAATAGTGAAATACCAATGTTATGAGTAGGATGTCTGATCCATTGAGCTTTGCTATCTGCTCCATGTGGTACTTACTTGTCAATGCTGCTTGACAACCAAGGAATACCAATCCTGATGAGTTATGTAGGCCCTGAAAAGGAAAATAATTTAAGAAAAAATCATTTCACTCAAATGGTCTAGTCAGCTTGCTGGTTATTAGTACATCAACATGTAGTTTGCTGTCTTCAGAGCATGAATGCACATCTGTCCCAAAGAGTTTAAACATGGGTCAGATTTCTTTAGAATAACAACAGAAAAATATGTTTTACTGTGTACCATACCGTTTATTGTAGCCTCCACAATTCCAATTTCCGTCAGTGAAATGTTCCAACTTCTTAGCGCTCTCTGGGTCAAAAGGCGAGTCAGACACACTAGTTTGTGAACAAAAATTTTCAGGTCGTCTTTTAAACTGTGGGAGTGAGCGTCATATGTGACAATCATGTAGTGGATTCCCCATATACGATGCCATTGCAGTGGTCTTCAGATGTGATGTCTCTAGCAGTGGATTTCACATATGATGCAACTATGGGTTAGTGAGCATTTGTGGTGGTGGGTTCCACATTTGGAAGTGTGTTCCACATTTGATACTTTTGGCAGCGGTCTTCACTAGCGGAGCTAgtaggtttgctagggccggaatcgtatgcgaatccgcaggtataccatgggtttgagattttttcggttCTGCTTAAGGCCTTAACCCTtgagaggttagcttaagtggggcacagtgcacca carries:
- the LOC121678570 gene encoding uncharacterized protein LOC121678570 is translated as MAADRRIVYCLLCEKPHENLSSHLKKACMKDNTEEERNAELTKAKISQKEWTRVGRRWEYHEVDSLMNEEDPLRALIDRLKSKGFFIVKDPSESSPAEQRQLLQDVTPWMRSMVAKLKTGVNVATNYTTQFRYFCMGVLSVVYNKSLKSIETFKTAGWVDRQQTSSGVTIQFSDNSVACTLRKEEEEWFELYFTKIRPLALLRQDEYTDDEGCFFLGQNGGPIANTKTDLQRLCKL